The Candidatus Abyssobacteria bacterium SURF_5 nucleotide sequence AAAGCCTGAGCAAACCGGCAGCGCGCGTCTGTGAGTTTGATGCCTTGCGGAGCGCCTGCTTGATCAATGAGCGCTCAAACGCCTCCACCCTGGTCGTTAGGTCGATTCCCTCCGGCGGAAATTCGGCCACCTGAGGCTCCTCTTCTCCGGAACAGCAAACCTTTACCGGAAGATCGTCCGGCTCGATCCTGTTACCATCGCATAAGGCGGCGGCCCTTTCTATCACATTCTCAAGTTCTCTGACATTTCCGGGCCAATGATACTTCTCAAGTATCCGTTCGGCTTCATTGGAAAGTTGCAACATCTTTCCCGATCGCCTGAAGAAGCTGTCGAGAAAATACCGGGCCAGCAGCAGAATGTCTTCACGCCGTTCGCGCAGCAGCGGCACATAGATCGGGATCACATTGAGGCGATAGTAGAAATCCTCGCGGAAATTGCCCTCGGCCACCAGTTTTTCGAGATCCTTGTTGGTGGCGGATATGAGACGGACATCAACGGAAAAGTCAACCGAACTGCCTACCGGCCGGATCTTCATCTCGTCAAGCACCCGCAGCAGCTTCACCTGCAGAGCCATGCTCGTTTCGCCGATTTCATCGAGGAATAGAGTTCCGCCGTTGGCGACCTTGAAAAGGCCGTCTTTGTGGGATATGGCGCCGGTAAACGCACCCTTGACGTGGCCGAACAGCTCGCTCTCCAGCAGGCTCTCCGGGATGCCCCCGCAATTGATCGCCACAAATGGCCTTTCGTCTCTTGGACTGCAGTGGTGAATGGCTTTTGCCACCAATTCTTTTCCCGTCCCGCTTTCTCCAAGGATTAAGACAGTGCTCGATAATCCTGCAACTTTGCGGATCAGGTTCTTCATGTTGATCATGCCGGGGCTGTTTCCAACCAGGTCATCGAGCCGAGAATGTTTTTTCAACTCTGACTTGAGGATCGAGTTTTCTGCCCGCAGATGTTTGCTCTCCAGCGCCTTTTCGACGACCATGCGAAGCTCATCATTTTTGAACGGCTTAATCAGGTAATCATAGGCCCCCAGTTTCATCGCTTCGACCGCAGAATCGACCGAACTATGGGCGGTAATCACGATTGATGAAATAAACCCGTTCGCCTGCTGGGCTTCCTGGAGAACCTTGATGCCTCCCTGCCGGTCTTCATGAAGCCACAGGTCGGTAATCACCAGATCCCACGGCCCCTTCCGAAGTTTGGCGGCGGCCTCGTCATAACTCTCCACGCCTTCTACCTTGTATCCGTGACGCTCCAACATGATCGCGAGCAACTCCCGCATGCTCGCCTCGTCTTCAACGATAAGAATTCGGGCCTTTTCCATTTTTTTTCATCCTATCCGGGGCAAAATGATCTTGATGCGCGTCCCCTCGCCCACCCTGCTGTCTACATCAATGGAACCTTTATGGGAAGTTATAATTTTGTGAACGATTGCAAGTCCCAAACCGGTTCCCCTTGGCTTCGTGGTGAAGAAGGGATCGAAAACTCTGCGTAATTCTTCGGGTGAGATACCGGTGCCCTCGTCCTCTATCGTAATGCGCACCTCCGCTCCTGAACCGGCAGCATCGATTCGGAGACATCCTCCGGCAGGCATCGCTTCTCTCCCGTTTCGAACCACATTCAGCAACGCTTCCTGCATTTGAGCCCGGTTACCCTTGATTTCGCCAAGAGCCGGCGGAATAGTGGCATAGATTTGACCATCGCCGTTGAAGAAATTCCTTTGTGCGATTTCCACTACTTCATCTAACAAGGTGTTGATATTGAAATAGCCGTCCTCATGAATCCGGCCGCTGACGAATTCAAGGAAATCGGATACGATTTTTCCCAGTTGGTCGCATTCCCGGACGACGATCGAAAATAATTGCCTATTCGAATCTTCAAGTTTCAGATTCTCTGAAAGCTCTTGTACCGCGCCGCGGATGGAAGCGACAGGATTCCTTATTTCATGAGCAAGACCGGCCGATGTCTCCCCGATCGCCGCCAATCGGTCCGCCCGCCGCAGCCTGTCCTCCATCTGCTTGAGCTCTGTCAGATCGATAAAACTGCCGACCGCTCCCAGAAGCTTTTGGGTGCTGCTCTTTATTGGAGAGACGGTTACGCCGACAGGGATCGTTTTCCCATCGCCCCGCATAACCGCAATTTCCCGGCTGTTGGATTCCTTTTGTTTCGCTATGGCTTCAACAAGCGGATTCGGGACGTCGATTACGGGAAAGATGGTGGATACGTTCTTGCCGACCGCATCCATCCGCTCCCATTTCAGTAAACGCGAGCCCGCCGGATTCAGATACGTCACCATTTGGTCCCGGTTGATGCTGAGATATCCGCTGGACAGGCTATTGAGAATGCTCTCATGAAACGACTGCAGCAAGCCGACCCGGTGAGACAGCAACCCGCCCAAAAACGCGGTCAGGTAAAACGCGAAAATTTTCATCCCGGTATCGGCCCAGCGGTGTAAGCCGGACATATTCATCGCTTTCACCTGGAAGGGGGAGGCCGGTAATACATATCCATGCAATTCCAGCACCATTACAGCCAGGAAAAGAAGGGAACAAATGGTAGCGACGAAAGCGCTCCAATTGAGCGAAAGCAACAGGCTTGCCGAAAGGATCACGGCCACATTCAGAAAGACGAAGACGCTTGCACTCCCGCCGGTCATCAGCGTGATGGCGCTGATCAAGACCAGGTCGGCGCACAGAAGGAACAGGGACATCCGCATCGTCGGCGCATAGCCGGCGGCGATAATGCCCGCGACCAGAAAAGATTCGATAAGTGCAACCGCGAGTATGGCGAACAGGTACGCGGTGCTCAGATCGGTACGGGCACCCGTGCTCACCTGCAAAAACCCGCAGTAGACGGCGACAATCGTTACGATAAAAGCCCGCGCCAGCGCAAATCTTTTCAGGATGAGACTGCTCTGCTCCAAATCGGTTTTGAAAGGGTCGATCATCAAAATTTTCAGGGTCAGAATCCCTTCCCCATCAGCCTCAACAGGTCTTCCTGGTTCGAACTGGCTTCAAGCGCCTGTTCGTACGAGAGCTGGCCGTTCTTGTAGAGTTTATAGAGGGATTGATTCATGGTCTGCATTCCCAGGCCGCCTCCCGTGCTGATCGAAGAATAAATCTGGTGCAGTTTTTCTTCCCTGATCAGGCTCCGGATCGCGGTGGTTGCGACCATGATCTCCATCGCAAGGACTCTGCCGTTTCCATCCTTGCGCGGAAGAAGTTTTTGCACGATGATCCCTTCCAGAACGAAGGAAAGCTGCGTGCGTACCTGAACTTGCTGGTGCGGAGGAAACACGTCGACCATTCGGTTGATTGACTGGGTCGCATCATTCGAATGGAGCGTGGCAAAAACGAGATGACCCGTCTCGGCCACCGTCAGCGCCGCTTCAATCGTTTCCAGGTCGCGCATTTCTCCAATCATGATGACATCCGGGTCCTGTCGCAGAATGTGCTTCAAAGCGGCCGCGAATGAGTGCGTATCCGCGTATACTTCACGCTGATTGATGATGCTCATCTTGTGCGAATGCAAATATTCAATGGGATCCTCGATGGTCAGGATATGGCAACGCTGCTCGAGGTTGATCTTGTTGAGCAGAGCGGCCAGAGTCGTGCTCTTCCCGCTGCCGGTCGGACCGCAAACCAGCACCAGCCCCAGCGGCCGGTCCGCGAGATCTCGAACGCTTTTGGGAATCCCTAATTCCTCGAAACCCGGAACCTCGTACGGGATTGTCCGGATGGCGGCAGTGACGGAGCCGCGGTCAATAAACAAATTGACGCGGAACCGGCTCAATCCTTTGATCCCGAACGACATATCCAGTTCCTTTTCTTTCTCGAACTCCTTTATCTGGCGCTCAGTGAGAATGCTGTATGAGAGACTCTTCGTTATTTCCGGAGTAAGTGGCGGCAAGTCCATCGGGTAGAGTTCGCCGTCGATTCGAAGCTGTGGGGGAACTCCAACAACGAGATGAAGGTCGGAGGCATTATGTTCGATTAAATGCCGGCACAAGTCTTCCAATTGCAGCATGTTTTTTCCTTCCAGTTTTCAGGTGGAATCGCCCGCCGCCGAGACTGTTTAGGTCCGGTCGTCGGCAATTTTTGTACTCGCCTGATTGCAAAATCGTGAGAATGTATTCCAGAATTTTATCATTGCCCCTTTTGAGCAATTCCCATGCCAGTTTTTGTAACCGTGCCGAAAAGTGTCAGTTCGAGAGGAAGATACCGATGGCTGGTATTAATCGGGGGCCGTAACCCGTAACCCTTCTTCAAGCGTCGTGAGGCCGGCCTTCACCTTGTTCAGGGCGACCTGGCGGAGCGTCAGCATCTCGTTCTTGATTCCCGCCGCTTTGATCTCGCTCGAGGGCACGGACTGCATGATCAGATCTTGTATGTTCTCCCTCACCCGCAAAACTTCGAGAAGTGCAAGTCGTCCGCGATAGCCCGTTTCACCGCAGCGAGCACATCCTTTTCCGCGGGAAAGAACGACTTTTTCTCCCGGCTTGAATCGAAATTGGGCCCGCTCGAGCACGCGTTCGGGGACTTTGTAATTTTCCCTGCAATCGGGGCAGATTTTCCGGACCAGTCGCTGGGCGGCGGCCATGAGCAAAGAAGAGGCGATCAGGAACGGCTCCATTCCCATGTCGATGAGCCGCGTGATTGCGCCGGGGGCGTCATTCGTGTGCAACGTGCTGAGGACGAGGTGTCCGGTCAGAGCGGCTTTTATTGCGATATCGGCCGTTTCCTCATCGCGGATTTCGCCGACCATTACGATGTCGGGGTCCTGCCTGAGAATCGATCTGAGGCCGGAAGCGAACGTGAGGCCGATCTCCGGCTTTGCCTGAACTTGATTGATTCCGTGCAACTCATATTCAACCGGATCCTCAACGGTTACGATGTTGACATCCATGGTGTTCAGCATGTGAAGCGCCGAGTACAAGGTCGTGGTCTTCCCGCTGCCGGTAGGACCGGTGATGAGGATGATGCCGTTGGGCCTGCTCAGACTTTCCCGAAAATCCTGCAGCGGCTGCTCTTCGAAGCCGAGCTTGTCGAGATCGAGCTGCAAGGACCCCTTATCCAGAATACGCAGCACCACTTTCTCGCCGAAATACGTGGGAAGCGTTGAAACACGAAAGTCTATTTCACGCCCTTCGAATTTTATTCGGAAGCGGCCGTCCTGTGGCACGCGCCGCTCCGCGATATCCAGTTCCGAAAGGACCTTGATGCGCGAAACGACTGCCGCCTGCAGCGCCTTTGGGGGCGACTGGTTCTCGCGAAGCACGCCGTCTATGCGGTAGCGTACTCGCACCTGTCTCTCGAACGGCTCGATATGGATGTCGCTCGCTCCCTGTTTGATGGCATTTACCAGGGTGAGATTAACCAGCCGGATGACCGGAGCCTGCTCAACCTCCTTCTTCAGATGGCTGATATCGAGTTCCTGCTGCTCGTCGAGAACCGTGACCACGTCCGCCTGTGCATCGCGCAAAATATCTTCGAAGTCGTCCAGACTCTGCTGCTTGCCCCCGTAATACTTATCGATTGCGTTTTTCACTTCCGAATCCAGCGCGACAACGGTCTCAATCTCATATCCGGTAAGCATGCGGACATCGTCGATGGCAACGATGTTGAGCGGATCCGACATGGCGACCGTAAGCGATTTCCCGGTTTTAGCCACCGGTATCAAGTGATAGCGGCGGGCTATGCCCTCGGACACTTCTCCAATGACTTCGGGCGGGATCTCGTAGCTCTCCACGCGCAGGTGCGGGATGCCAAGCTGCTCGCTCAAGGTGATAACGATATCTTCCTCGCTTACCAGCCCCGCCTGAATCAGGATAACCACGAGCGGCTGGCCCGTCCGCCTCTGTTCATACAGTGCCTGAGCCAGTTGCTCTTGAGTTAACAACCGCTCTTCGATCAGGATGTCGCCCAGACGCTTCTTCAATGTCTCCACCATGCCGTAATTCTTCCTGCTCCTATGCTTCCACCGGGCGGAACAGGTGCTTCAGGATTTCCTGTGCAAGTTCCACTGAGATTTCATGACCCACGAGCGAAGAGTACGCAAGTAGCTTCTTGAGCGCCCCCTCGAGTTCCCGAATATTAGAGGGAATAGACTTCGCAAGCAGTTCCAGGACTTCCTCCGGCACCGCCACTCCGGCTGACTCGCTGCGTTGCTGGAGAATGGTGAGCCGGGTCTGAAAATCGGGCTCTTCCATGCATGCGACTACGCCTCCCTCGAAGCGCGAGATGAGGCGCGATTCCAGCCCCTTGAGCTTCTTGGGGGGAACGTCGCTGATCAGAATAATCTGCCTTTTCCTGTTATAGATGGCGTTGAAAATATTGAAAAATTCCTCCTGCGCTTTCGTTCGAGCGGAGAGAAACTGCACGTCGTCCACGATGAGGATATCGAGATTGCTGAACGTCTCGCGGAATTCCTTCATTCGTTCCTGTTCGATTGCCTCTAGCAATTCGTCGATGAATTGGCTCGTGGGAATGTAGAAAAGCGAGAGGCTGTTATCACGCCGTATTGCCTCATTTCCGATGGCATTCGAAAGATGCGTCTTGCCCAGCCCGCTGTTCCCGTAAATGAAAAGCGGGTTGTATTCCGCTCCCGGCGCTTCGGATACCGACTTCGCGAGAGCATAGGTGAAAGAGTTTGCCTCCGCCACCACAAAATTCTGGAAAATAAACCGCTCCACCAACCCGCGCCTGCACGGAGTCTTGGATTCCGCCGCCCCCTTTTTCTCCTCTGCCGGTTCCTCCTGCGGCTCGCGCCGAGTGCTTTTGTCTCGAGCGGCGGAGGCGGTGTCCTTTTTAGGCTCTTCGTCGTCCTCGTCCGCCTCTTCCTCCTCCCCCATCTCATCGTGCACCTGCTGATCCTTGTTCACCTCGGCCCCATAGATGCGCGCGTACAACTCGGAATAATCGGCCCATGAGCACAAGATGGGCTTTATTCGCAACTTCACCTGTTCTTTCACCGCATCGAGAGCCTCGGTGTCGAGCGGGTTGACCATCGCAACCGTGAGAAGGCTTCCCAATTTGTCGATCGGCAGCAACTTGTAGGTATGGCAGATCTCTGCCGGAATGAGTTCGGCCGCCTCGGTCCGAACCTGCAGATTAGAGAGCTTGAGGTGCGGAATGCGGCAATGGCGAACGAGGCAACCGATTAATTCCTCTTCCGTGACGTACCTGAGATCCAGCAAAATCTCACCCAGAAAATGATCTGCCGAGTTCTTCTGACGAATCGCCTCTTCGAGTTCCTGCCGCGTGATCATTTCCTCGCGAATCAATAATTCGGCAAGCTTTTTATTGGCGTCTTTCAGATGCTTTTTTTTCGGCGGTGCGCCCGGTTTAGCGGCCGGTTTATTTGATGATTTTTTCAATATTCCGTTTCCCTTTTCAGTTGAATTTCTTCTGTCGCCTGATTTGACTCAACTTTTTGGTTACGATATAATTACACCACAATTGATGAGGCCTGTCCTGGATTAGAAAACAACTTTTTACCGTCGGCTCATTTATGAGAAATTCCTTTGCCAAAGTCGTTCCATCGCGACTGATGGTCGTCGGTTTAGGCACGACTTTGGTTGTTTTGTGCCTGGCTGCAATCCTCATGCTGCTGCCCGGACTCATCGGCCGCGAACGCCTCGCCGACAGGCTCGTGGAGGGACTGCAATCCATGAGCACCTTGGAGGGCGATTTCCCGCTGGATAATCTGGACAGAATCTTATACTCCATCTATCAGTCCAACAAGGCGAACCGTAATTTGTCGTACCTGCGCTTTGTCGATGTGGGCGACGGTTCCATTTTTACATATGACGATAAAGGTGTCCGAAAACCGGCGGGACGCGTGCAACCTGAAGTCTGGGCCGATCTCATCAATAAAGGCAAAGCAGCCAATATTGAGAGCGGCCAGCTTGATATATTCAGATTGGTTTCTCCAGAGCATTCCATTGGTATAAATTTGGGAATCGGCCCCGATGTCGCCCAGGAGATCGAGTCCCA carries:
- the pilB gene encoding type IV-A pilus assembly ATPase PilB, with translation MVETLKKRLGDILIEERLLTQEQLAQALYEQRRTGQPLVVILIQAGLVSEEDIVITLSEQLGIPHLRVESYEIPPEVIGEVSEGIARRYHLIPVAKTGKSLTVAMSDPLNIVAIDDVRMLTGYEIETVVALDSEVKNAIDKYYGGKQQSLDDFEDILRDAQADVVTVLDEQQELDISHLKKEVEQAPVIRLVNLTLVNAIKQGASDIHIEPFERQVRVRYRIDGVLRENQSPPKALQAAVVSRIKVLSELDIAERRVPQDGRFRIKFEGREIDFRVSTLPTYFGEKVVLRILDKGSLQLDLDKLGFEEQPLQDFRESLSRPNGIILITGPTGSGKTTTLYSALHMLNTMDVNIVTVEDPVEYELHGINQVQAKPEIGLTFASGLRSILRQDPDIVMVGEIRDEETADIAIKAALTGHLVLSTLHTNDAPGAITRLIDMGMEPFLIASSLLMAAAQRLVRKICPDCRENYKVPERVLERAQFRFKPGEKVVLSRGKGCARCGETGYRGRLALLEVLRVRENIQDLIMQSVPSSEIKAAGIKNEMLTLRQVALNKVKAGLTTLEEGLRVTAPD
- a CDS encoding PAS domain S-box protein, producing MIDPFKTDLEQSSLILKRFALARAFIVTIVAVYCGFLQVSTGARTDLSTAYLFAILAVALIESFLVAGIIAAGYAPTMRMSLFLLCADLVLISAITLMTGGSASVFVFLNVAVILSASLLLSLNWSAFVATICSLLFLAVMVLELHGYVLPASPFQVKAMNMSGLHRWADTGMKIFAFYLTAFLGGLLSHRVGLLQSFHESILNSLSSGYLSINRDQMVTYLNPAGSRLLKWERMDAVGKNVSTIFPVIDVPNPLVEAIAKQKESNSREIAVMRGDGKTIPVGVTVSPIKSSTQKLLGAVGSFIDLTELKQMEDRLRRADRLAAIGETSAGLAHEIRNPVASIRGAVQELSENLKLEDSNRQLFSIVVRECDQLGKIVSDFLEFVSGRIHEDGYFNINTLLDEVVEIAQRNFFNGDGQIYATIPPALGEIKGNRAQMQEALLNVVRNGREAMPAGGCLRIDAAGSGAEVRITIEDEGTGISPEELRRVFDPFFTTKPRGTGLGLAIVHKIITSHKGSIDVDSRVGEGTRIKIILPRIG
- a CDS encoding AAA family ATPase; its protein translation is MKKSSNKPAAKPGAPPKKKHLKDANKKLAELLIREEMITRQELEEAIRQKNSADHFLGEILLDLRYVTEEELIGCLVRHCRIPHLKLSNLQVRTEAAELIPAEICHTYKLLPIDKLGSLLTVAMVNPLDTEALDAVKEQVKLRIKPILCSWADYSELYARIYGAEVNKDQQVHDEMGEEEEADEDDEEPKKDTASAARDKSTRREPQEEPAEEKKGAAESKTPCRRGLVERFIFQNFVVAEANSFTYALAKSVSEAPGAEYNPLFIYGNSGLGKTHLSNAIGNEAIRRDNSLSLFYIPTSQFIDELLEAIEQERMKEFRETFSNLDILIVDDVQFLSARTKAQEEFFNIFNAIYNRKRQIILISDVPPKKLKGLESRLISRFEGGVVACMEEPDFQTRLTILQQRSESAGVAVPEEVLELLAKSIPSNIRELEGALKKLLAYSSLVGHEISVELAQEILKHLFRPVEA
- a CDS encoding type IV pilus twitching motility protein PilT, with protein sequence MLQLEDLCRHLIEHNASDLHLVVGVPPQLRIDGELYPMDLPPLTPEITKSLSYSILTERQIKEFEKEKELDMSFGIKGLSRFRVNLFIDRGSVTAAIRTIPYEVPGFEELGIPKSVRDLADRPLGLVLVCGPTGSGKSTTLAALLNKINLEQRCHILTIEDPIEYLHSHKMSIINQREVYADTHSFAAALKHILRQDPDVIMIGEMRDLETIEAALTVAETGHLVFATLHSNDATQSINRMVDVFPPHQQVQVRTQLSFVLEGIIVQKLLPRKDGNGRVLAMEIMVATTAIRSLIREEKLHQIYSSISTGGGLGMQTMNQSLYKLYKNGQLSYEQALEASSNQEDLLRLMGKGF
- a CDS encoding sigma-54-dependent Fis family transcriptional regulator gives rise to the protein MEKARILIVEDEASMRELLAIMLERHGYKVEGVESYDEAAAKLRKGPWDLVITDLWLHEDRQGGIKVLQEAQQANGFISSIVITAHSSVDSAVEAMKLGAYDYLIKPFKNDELRMVVEKALESKHLRAENSILKSELKKHSRLDDLVGNSPGMINMKNLIRKVAGLSSTVLILGESGTGKELVAKAIHHCSPRDERPFVAINCGGIPESLLESELFGHVKGAFTGAISHKDGLFKVANGGTLFLDEIGETSMALQVKLLRVLDEMKIRPVGSSVDFSVDVRLISATNKDLEKLVAEGNFREDFYYRLNVIPIYVPLLRERREDILLLARYFLDSFFRRSGKMLQLSNEAERILEKYHWPGNVRELENVIERAAALCDGNRIEPDDLPVKVCCSGEEEPQVAEFPPEGIDLTTRVEAFERSLIKQALRKASNSQTRAAGLLRLSPRSLRYKLEKFNMKAREN